A single Natrinema pellirubrum DSM 15624 DNA region contains:
- a CDS encoding metal-dependent hydrolase — MWPWEHLAVAYVLYSLATNTIAREPPSACGVLAVAVGSQFPDLLDKPLAWTVGLTDAGYSVGHSIFVAPLVCLGAYAVAARWGRRTLAGAFSIAYLSHPLADLLSQLLRDGAVDPRTVLWPLASPPATAHGGFLDHLGLYVGRYVSLLLAGGMTLQVLFQLLLGLAVFSLWVADGAPVAADMWRLLRARRAR; from the coding sequence ATGTGGCCGTGGGAACACCTCGCGGTCGCGTACGTTCTCTACTCGCTAGCCACGAATACGATCGCTCGAGAGCCGCCCTCGGCGTGCGGGGTACTCGCCGTCGCCGTTGGCTCACAGTTCCCGGATCTGCTCGACAAACCCCTCGCCTGGACGGTCGGACTCACGGACGCCGGCTACTCCGTCGGTCACTCGATCTTCGTCGCGCCGCTCGTCTGTCTCGGTGCGTACGCGGTGGCCGCCCGGTGGGGCCGTCGAACGCTTGCGGGTGCGTTCTCGATCGCGTATCTCTCTCACCCGCTTGCGGACCTGCTCAGCCAACTGCTCAGAGATGGGGCGGTCGATCCCCGGACCGTCCTCTGGCCGCTCGCGTCACCGCCAGCGACCGCTCACGGGGGGTTTCTCGACCATCTCGGTCTGTACGTCGGCCGGTACGTGAGCCTGCTTCTCGCCGGCGGCATGACGCTGCAGGTCCTGTTTCAGCTACTACTTGGGCTTGCGGTGTTCTCGCTATGGGTCGCCGACGGCGCGCCGGTCGCGGCTGACATGTGGCGACTACTGCGCGCCCGTCGGGCTCGCTGA
- a CDS encoding DUF1616 domain-containing protein has translation MSDTDWWFFDLAVVIAVTGGLMFGIISGLSGIERIVLTIPLVLFLPGYALVSALFPDEPNDEYQSFDDEKTGLGNPLLVSGGLEAIERTILSVVFSVALVPAIALFATVTPRGVALKPILLGLSILTVVLALLAIVSRYRCPADRRFVPSISPVSPFFDRGRPSPYERTSRRPYNLAIVIGLVLLLASGGFALANPPQHDGFTEFSVETENVTGETDTMYESTYTAGEPQELQATITNREHEERTYTTVALLQRVSYEENATTVRESTEVDRRTATVAAGDSHGQTLAITPSMRGDNLRVTLLLYVGEPPAEPTTENAYRAIHLPIEVT, from the coding sequence ATGAGCGACACCGACTGGTGGTTTTTCGATCTCGCGGTCGTCATCGCAGTCACTGGCGGGCTCATGTTCGGGATCATTTCGGGTCTCTCCGGCATCGAACGAATCGTCTTGACGATTCCCCTCGTCCTCTTTCTACCCGGGTATGCGCTCGTCTCCGCACTCTTTCCGGACGAACCGAACGACGAGTACCAATCCTTCGACGACGAGAAGACGGGACTCGGGAATCCGTTGCTGGTCAGTGGCGGGCTCGAGGCGATCGAGCGGACGATCCTATCAGTCGTCTTTAGCGTTGCCCTCGTTCCCGCGATTGCCCTTTTCGCGACCGTAACCCCTAGGGGTGTGGCGCTGAAACCGATCCTCCTCGGACTCTCCATACTCACCGTCGTCCTCGCGCTCCTCGCGATCGTCTCTCGCTACCGCTGTCCGGCCGATCGACGGTTCGTGCCGTCGATTTCGCCGGTCTCCCCGTTCTTCGATCGCGGACGGCCGAGTCCGTACGAGCGGACCAGCCGTCGACCGTACAACCTGGCGATCGTGATCGGGCTCGTCCTGTTGCTCGCGAGCGGGGGATTCGCCCTCGCGAATCCGCCACAACACGACGGGTTCACGGAGTTTTCGGTCGAAACCGAGAACGTCACCGGCGAGACCGACACGATGTACGAGTCGACCTATACTGCGGGCGAGCCACAGGAACTGCAGGCGACGATCACGAACCGGGAACACGAAGAACGGACCTACACGACTGTGGCGTTGCTCCAGCGGGTGAGTTACGAGGAGAACGCGACGACCGTCCGCGAATCGACCGAAGTAGACAGGCGGACTGCGACGGTCGCCGCCGGCGACTCCCACGGACAGACCCTCGCGATCACGCCGTCGATGCGGGGCGACAACCTACGGGTAACGCTGTTGCTCTACGTGGGCGAACCGCCGGCGGAGCCGACGACGGAGAACGCCTATCGTGCGATTCACCTGCCGATCGAGGTGACATAG
- a CDS encoding DUF7344 domain-containing protein: protein MKAKHISSEEKSGQGTTDDAQDPADEADNPSEEPPFSKDEIFHLLQNERRRMVLRYLRGTNGPVRMRDVAEQVAAWEHDTTVDGLTSTQRQRVYIPLYQSHLSKLDNAGLIEYQKNRGIVERKPLADRVDTFLELDPSEDSPDETDVESPEWQDSYIFATVVSYAILLGAVMEMPFTSLLSGIGLSALILSLFTVLTIRRLVN from the coding sequence ATGAAAGCGAAACATATCAGCTCCGAAGAGAAAAGTGGGCAGGGGACGACCGACGACGCTCAGGACCCGGCTGACGAAGCTGATAACCCCTCCGAGGAGCCACCGTTTTCGAAAGACGAAATCTTCCATCTCCTCCAGAACGAACGCCGGCGCATGGTTCTCCGGTATCTCCGGGGCACCAACGGGCCCGTACGCATGCGAGACGTCGCAGAACAGGTCGCCGCGTGGGAACACGATACTACCGTCGACGGACTCACGTCTACCCAACGCCAGCGCGTCTACATTCCGCTGTACCAGTCCCATCTCTCGAAACTCGATAACGCGGGCCTGATCGAGTATCAGAAGAACCGCGGGATCGTCGAACGAAAGCCCCTCGCCGATCGCGTCGACACGTTCCTCGAGCTGGATCCGTCCGAGGACTCGCCCGACGAGACAGACGTTGAGAGTCCCGAGTGGCAGGATTCCTATATCTTCGCGACGGTCGTCTCCTACGCGATCCTCCTCGGTGCAGTGATGGAGATGCCGTTCACTTCGCTTCTCTCAGGGATCGGCTTGAGCGCACTCATCCTGTCGCTGTTCACCGTGCTTACGATCCGCCGGCTCGTCAACTGA